From the genome of Mycobacterium dioxanotrophicus, one region includes:
- the mddA gene encoding methanethiol S-methyltransferase, whose amino-acid sequence MNRYFAISYGAMSYALFLAVFVYAIGFVGGLTPRSVDDAVVAPVGVAVVVDVLLMTLFAAQHSVMARPGFKRWWTRYVPTAVERSTYVLCASSVLALLMWQWRSIPAVVWDIDWRPARIAAWALFWLGWAIVLASTFMISHFELFGLRQVFNAARPQAETGFRTTLFYRVVRHPLNLGFIVAFWAAPTMTAAHLLFAIVTTGWILLAIQLEERDLLAVLGARYAAYRETVPMLVPRFPGRRPAERISPPAAQRFSCLHSARSVRR is encoded by the coding sequence ATGAACCGTTATTTCGCAATCTCTTACGGCGCGATGAGCTACGCACTGTTCCTGGCCGTGTTCGTCTACGCAATCGGCTTCGTGGGCGGCTTGACCCCACGCAGCGTCGATGACGCCGTCGTAGCGCCAGTGGGCGTCGCGGTCGTCGTTGATGTGCTTCTGATGACGCTGTTCGCCGCCCAGCACAGCGTGATGGCACGCCCGGGATTCAAAAGGTGGTGGACCCGTTACGTACCCACGGCGGTCGAACGCAGCACCTACGTGCTCTGTGCCAGCTCGGTGCTGGCGCTGCTGATGTGGCAGTGGCGGTCGATACCCGCCGTGGTGTGGGACATCGACTGGCGGCCGGCCCGCATCGCGGCATGGGCGCTGTTCTGGCTGGGCTGGGCGATCGTGCTGGCATCCACATTCATGATCAGCCATTTCGAGTTGTTCGGGCTGCGACAGGTTTTCAACGCTGCGCGACCACAGGCAGAAACCGGGTTCCGCACCACGCTGTTCTATCGCGTCGTCCGGCATCCGCTGAACCTGGGCTTCATCGTCGCGTTCTGGGCGGCGCCCACGATGACGGCGGCGCATCTGCTCTTCGCAATCGTCACGACCGGCTGGATTCTGCTGGCGATACAGCTCGAGGAACGCGACCTGCTGGCAGTGCTGGGCGCGCGCTACGCCGCATACCGCGAGACGGTGCCCATGCTGGTGCCCCGGTTCCCCGGCAGGCGGCCTGCCGAAAGGATCAGTCCTCCAGCTGCACAACGGTTCTCGTGTCTACATTCGGCGCGATCAGTTCGTCGATGA
- a CDS encoding Dabb family protein, producing the protein MSFTHIVTFKWQADQFDDQPVADALNGLIPSLAGVQRYVCGADIGLSPGSYDFAVVGTFDSRDHFIAYRDHPEHRRIIDELIAPNVDTRTVVQLED; encoded by the coding sequence ATGTCGTTCACCCATATCGTGACGTTCAAATGGCAGGCGGATCAGTTCGATGATCAACCGGTTGCCGATGCACTCAACGGGTTGATCCCCAGCCTCGCGGGAGTGCAACGCTACGTGTGCGGGGCGGATATCGGCCTCTCCCCCGGCAGCTACGATTTCGCGGTCGTCGGCACCTTCGACAGTCGCGATCACTTCATCGCATACCGGGATCATCCGGAACACCGGCGCATCATCGACGAACTGATCGCGCCGAATGTAGACACGAGAACCGTTGTGCAGCTGGAGGACTGA